In one Myotis daubentonii chromosome 1, mMyoDau2.1, whole genome shotgun sequence genomic region, the following are encoded:
- the SRSF5 gene encoding serine/arginine-rich splicing factor 5 produces MSGCRVFIGRLNPAAREKDVERFFKGYGRIRDIDLKRGFGFVEFEDPRDADDAVYELDGKELCSERVTIEHARARSRGGRGRGRYSDRFSSRRPRNDRRNAPPVRTENRLIVENLSSRVSWQDLKDFMRQAGEVTFADAHRPKLNEGVVEFASYGDLKNAIEKLSGKEINGRKIKLIEGSKRHSRSRSRSRSRTRSSSRSRSRSRSRSRSRSRKSYSRSRSRSRSRSRSRSKSRSVSRSPAPEKSQKRGSSSRSKSPASVDRQKSRSRSRSRSRSRSVDSGN; encoded by the exons ATGAGCGGCTGTCGAGTCTTCATCGGGAGGCTAAATCCAGCGGCCAGGGAGAAAGACGTGGAAAGATTCTTCAAGGGATATGGGCGAATACGAGATATTGATCTGAAAAGAGGCTTTGGTTTTGTG GAATTTGAGGATCCCAGGGATGCTGATGATGCTGTATATGAACTTGATGGAAAAGAACTCTGCAGTGAAAG GGTTACTATTGAACACGCTCGAGCTCGATCTCGAGGTGGGAGAGGTAGAGGGCGATACTCTGATCGCTTTAGTAGTCGCAGACCTCGAAATGATAGACG aaaTGCTCCACCTGTCAGAACAGAAAATCGGCTTATAGTTGAAAATTTGTCTTCAAGAGTCAGCTGGCAG GATCTCAAAGATTTCATGAGACAAGCTGGAGAAGTAACCTTTGCGGATGCACATCGACCTAAATTAAATGAAGG GGTGGTTGAGTTCGCCTCTTATGGTGATTTAAAGAATGCTATTgaaaaactttctggaaaggaaataaatgggagaaaaataaaattaatcgaAGGCAGCAAAAGGCACAG TAGGTCACGAAGCAGGTCTCGTTCCCGGACTAGGAGTTCCTCTAGGTCTCGTAGCCGGTCTCGGTCTCGCTCTCGTTCTCGGAGTCGCAAGTCTTACAGCCGGTctaggagcaggagcaggagccggAGCCGAAGCCGGAGCAAGTCCCGTTCTGTTAGTAGGTCTCCTGCACCTGAGAAGAGCCAGAAACGTGGTTCTTCAAGTAGATCTAAGTCTCCAGCATCTGTGGATCGCCAGAAgtccaggtccaggtccaggtCTCGGTCCCGGTCCAGATCAGTTGACAGTGGCAATTAA